From the genome of Hymenobacter sp. PAMC 26628, one region includes:
- the radA gene encoding DNA repair protein RadA, with protein MAKARTVFFCQSCGAQSAKWIGRCPACGEWNTYVEEVVQKETVATTTGQWKPASTVPGGSLTKTAKSVPLGDIIAEDEPRILTPDNELNRVLGGGLVPGSIVLIGGEPGIGKSTLMLQIALGLRQLRVLYVSGEESEAQIKMRAERLADGQHPGCYILTETNTQNIFRQIDQVKPNLVVIDSIQTMHSTLVESGAGSVSQVRECTAELLKYAKETGVPVLLIGHITKDGSIAGPKILEHMVDTVLQFEGDRHLTYRILRTTKNRFGSTSELGIYEMQGDGLRQVSNPSEILLSQRGESLSGMAIGATLEGNRPLLVEVQALVTPATYGTPQRSSTGFDAKRLQMLLAVLEKRSGLRLGQHDVFLNIAGGLRLDDPALDAAVCAAVVSSLHDVPIAGDVCLAAEVGLSGEIRAVSRLDQRLAEAEKLGFREMYVSQFNGKNLGALRPGLQVRPVGRLDEVLDGLFG; from the coding sequence ATGGCCAAAGCAAGAACCGTTTTTTTCTGCCAAAGCTGCGGCGCGCAGTCGGCCAAATGGATTGGCCGCTGCCCGGCCTGCGGCGAGTGGAATACCTACGTCGAAGAAGTCGTCCAGAAGGAAACCGTGGCCACCACCACGGGCCAGTGGAAGCCCGCCAGCACGGTGCCCGGCGGCAGCCTCACCAAAACGGCCAAATCGGTGCCGCTCGGCGACATCATCGCCGAAGACGAGCCCCGCATCCTCACCCCCGACAACGAGCTGAACCGCGTGCTGGGCGGGGGGCTGGTGCCGGGCTCCATCGTGCTCATCGGCGGCGAGCCGGGCATTGGCAAGAGCACCCTGATGCTCCAGATTGCGCTGGGCCTGCGGCAGTTGCGCGTGCTGTACGTGAGCGGCGAGGAAAGCGAAGCCCAGATAAAAATGCGCGCCGAGCGCCTGGCCGACGGCCAGCACCCGGGCTGCTACATCCTCACCGAAACCAACACCCAGAACATCTTCCGGCAGATTGACCAGGTGAAGCCCAACCTGGTCGTCATCGACTCCATCCAGACCATGCACTCCACGCTAGTCGAGAGCGGGGCGGGCAGCGTGAGCCAGGTGCGCGAATGCACCGCCGAGCTGCTGAAGTACGCCAAGGAAACCGGCGTGCCCGTGCTGCTCATCGGTCACATCACCAAGGACGGCAGCATCGCGGGGCCCAAAATTCTGGAGCACATGGTCGATACCGTGCTGCAATTTGAAGGCGACCGGCACCTGACCTACCGCATCCTGCGCACCACCAAAAACCGTTTCGGCAGCACCTCCGAGCTGGGCATTTACGAGATGCAGGGCGACGGCCTGCGCCAGGTCAGCAACCCCTCGGAAATCCTGCTCTCGCAGCGCGGCGAGAGCCTGAGCGGCATGGCCATCGGTGCTACCCTGGAGGGCAACCGCCCGCTGCTGGTGGAAGTGCAAGCCCTGGTGACGCCCGCCACCTACGGCACGCCCCAGCGCAGCAGCACCGGCTTCGATGCCAAGCGCCTGCAAATGCTGCTGGCCGTGCTCGAAAAGCGCAGCGGCCTGCGCCTGGGCCAGCACGACGTGTTCCTGAACATTGCCGGGGGCCTGCGCCTCGACGACCCCGCACTGGACGCGGCGGTGTGCGCGGCGGTGGTGTCGTCGCTGCACGACGTGCCCATTGCGGGCGACGTGTGCCTGGCCGCCGAGGTGGGGCTGAGCGGCGAAATCCGGGCCGTGAGCCGCCTCGACCAGCGCCTGGCCGAAGCCGAAAAGCTCGGCTTCCGCGAGATGTACGTGTCGCAGTTCAACGGCAAGAACCTGGGGGCCCTGCGCCCGGGCTTGCAGGTGCGCCCGGTGGGCCGGCTCGACGAAGTGCTGGACGGCTTGTTCGGCTAG
- a CDS encoding chloride channel protein produces the protein MPDSPSRYTRALAWLDQRIIRPFYTDRVRRLILQSFPFWVASVLTGLVAVGYEKVFGWAEQASFAWLTHTPWLAFVLTPLAFGASWLLVRGAPAARGSGIPQVMAGIELSNASQHHRTAYLLSLRVAIIKVLSSLVLLLGGGVIGREGPTIQVSAAIFRAINKLQPAGWPQLSRQIALVTGGAAGLAAAFNTPLGGIVFVVEELTQMHMARFRMAVFTAVIIAGLTAQTFLGPYLYLGFPKVLPATGRVQVLVVVVALVCGLAGAAFAKTLLWLGRYRQRFTTLAAQAGWVLGCGLLLGGLAYLVGIEGVGTGKPIINRLLFQNNGVTPWYLFPVRFAGMALSYSSGGAGGVFATSLSAGAILGDGICQLFDVAVADRNLLILVSMVSFLTGVVRSPFTAAILVLEMTDRHSAIFQLLLSGLLAQGVASLIDPHSLYEHLKAGFIRETGDVDRAARAAPAPANGPPASPPE, from the coding sequence ATGCCCGATTCTCCTTCCCGCTACACCCGTGCGCTGGCCTGGCTCGACCAGCGCATCATTCGCCCGTTTTACACCGACCGGGTGCGGCGGCTCATCCTCCAGAGTTTTCCCTTTTGGGTGGCCTCCGTCCTAACCGGCTTGGTGGCCGTGGGCTACGAAAAGGTGTTCGGCTGGGCCGAGCAGGCAAGTTTTGCCTGGCTGACGCACACGCCGTGGCTGGCGTTTGTGCTCACGCCGCTGGCCTTTGGCGCATCGTGGCTGCTGGTGCGGGGGGCCCCAGCGGCGCGGGGCAGCGGCATTCCGCAGGTCATGGCGGGCATCGAGCTGTCGAATGCCAGCCAGCACCACCGCACAGCTTACTTGCTGAGCCTGCGCGTGGCCATTATTAAGGTATTGAGCAGCCTAGTGCTGCTGCTGGGCGGCGGCGTGATTGGCCGCGAGGGCCCCACGATTCAGGTATCGGCGGCCATTTTTCGGGCCATCAACAAGTTGCAGCCGGCCGGTTGGCCGCAGCTCTCGCGCCAGATTGCGTTGGTCACGGGCGGCGCGGCGGGCCTGGCGGCAGCCTTCAACACGCCGCTGGGCGGCATCGTGTTCGTGGTGGAGGAGCTGACCCAGATGCACATGGCGCGCTTTCGGATGGCGGTGTTCACGGCCGTTATCATCGCGGGCCTCACGGCCCAAACGTTCCTGGGGCCCTACCTGTACCTGGGCTTCCCGAAGGTGCTGCCGGCGACGGGGCGGGTGCAGGTGCTGGTGGTGGTAGTGGCGCTGGTGTGCGGGCTGGCGGGCGCGGCCTTTGCCAAAACGCTGCTGTGGCTGGGGCGCTACCGGCAGCGCTTCACCACGCTGGCCGCGCAGGCGGGCTGGGTGCTGGGCTGCGGCCTGCTGCTGGGCGGGCTGGCCTACCTGGTGGGCATTGAGGGCGTGGGCACGGGCAAACCCATCATCAACCGGCTGCTGTTCCAGAACAACGGCGTGACGCCGTGGTACCTGTTTCCGGTGCGCTTCGCGGGCATGGCCCTCAGCTACAGCAGCGGCGGGGCGGGCGGCGTGTTTGCCACCTCGCTCAGCGCGGGGGCCATCCTGGGCGACGGTATTTGCCAACTCTTCGACGTGGCCGTGGCCGACCGCAACCTGCTGATTTTGGTGAGCATGGTCAGCTTCCTGACCGGGGTGGTGCGCTCGCCATTCACAGCCGCCATCCTGGTGCTCGAAATGACGGACCGGCACTCGGCCATTTTCCAGCTGCTGCTCAGCGGCTTGCTGGCCCAGGGCGTGGCCTCACTCATCGATCCACACTCGCTCTACGAGCACCTCAAGGCCGGCTTCATCCGCGAAACCGGCGACGTGGACCGCGCGGCCCGCGCCGCGCCCGCCCCGGCAAATGGGCCACCGGCCAGCCCGCCCGAATAA
- a CDS encoding sigma-54-dependent Fis family transcriptional regulator produces MTTPDETLLLHLNETIATTRDKETLFKTVTTKLRLIFPFDIIGISVFDAAVQNKRLFWRDYFDAEELSPGLPTPPAHFTPIVGSPFESVMKSAHMQRIELDDYLLEYPDFEPFQRMRALGIRYLTSVPLRLGGRLIGALTLAARRKPALTAADESLLEKIGSLIAVAVANTLAFEDVARREQERSLQLNISNALLSIKQREPLFRAVAEELGRVMPFEYFGIRVQRAGQPDASEGFAEFRRQGVDAPFETLDPDRHQGHEYPDPIFMYTQLEPLAQGGSLYVGDEFRALAVRHPAMRHVYEAYGVRALLLVPLWQRPDGAAVLTLASSDAHAFSASNLATVEGLVPQVALALDNLFAFEQIEALKAQVEQERTYLIDEINTTATFDELIGPSEALHTVQVRIAQVAPTDTTVLVSGETGTGKELVARALHNASPRRGRALIKLNCAALPAQLIESELFGHEKGAFTGASERRIGKFELADGGTIFLDEIGELPLDLQAKLLRVLQEKEFERLGGSRVLTTDARVVAATNRVLADEVDAGRFRADLYYRLNVFPITLPPLRTRPEDVGPLLRHSVQRLSQRLAKPLRPVRPADLAALQAYAWPGNVRELEHLVERALIVSQGPYLEFAGLPAPAGAPQEPAAAGDTPADRPLKTLREQERDHILAALGRTSGRVSGPQGAAIMLDINPKTLEARMKKLGIRRTVAAE; encoded by the coding sequence ATGACCACTCCCGACGAAACCCTGCTGCTGCACCTCAACGAAACCATTGCCACCACCCGCGACAAGGAAACGCTGTTCAAAACGGTGACCACCAAGCTGCGGCTCATCTTCCCGTTCGACATCATCGGCATTAGCGTGTTCGACGCCGCTGTGCAAAACAAGCGGCTGTTTTGGCGTGACTATTTCGACGCCGAAGAATTGAGCCCCGGCTTGCCCACGCCGCCCGCGCACTTTACGCCCATCGTGGGTTCACCCTTCGAATCTGTTATGAAAAGCGCGCACATGCAGCGCATTGAGCTTGACGATTATTTGCTGGAATACCCTGATTTTGAGCCCTTCCAGCGAATGCGCGCACTGGGCATCCGCTACCTCACGTCGGTGCCGCTGCGGCTGGGGGGGCGCCTCATAGGGGCCCTCACGCTGGCCGCCCGCCGCAAGCCGGCCCTGACAGCGGCCGACGAAAGCCTGCTGGAAAAAATTGGCTCGCTAATCGCCGTGGCTGTGGCCAACACGCTGGCCTTTGAGGATGTGGCCCGCCGCGAGCAGGAGCGCAGCCTGCAGCTCAACATCAGCAATGCGCTGCTTAGCATCAAGCAGCGCGAGCCGCTGTTCCGGGCCGTAGCAGAAGAGCTGGGCCGCGTGATGCCGTTCGAGTACTTCGGCATTCGGGTGCAGCGGGCGGGGCAGCCCGACGCTTCCGAGGGCTTCGCCGAGTTCCGGCGCCAAGGTGTAGATGCGCCCTTCGAAACGCTGGACCCCGACCGCCACCAAGGCCACGAATACCCCGACCCTATTTTCATGTACACGCAGCTCGAGCCGCTGGCCCAGGGCGGCAGCCTGTACGTGGGCGACGAGTTCAGAGCCCTGGCCGTGCGCCACCCGGCCATGCGCCACGTGTACGAGGCCTACGGTGTGCGGGCGCTGCTGCTGGTGCCGCTGTGGCAGCGCCCCGACGGGGCCGCCGTGCTCACGCTGGCCAGCTCCGATGCCCACGCATTCAGCGCCAGTAACTTGGCTACCGTGGAGGGACTGGTACCCCAGGTGGCCCTGGCGCTCGATAACCTCTTTGCTTTCGAGCAAATTGAGGCCCTGAAGGCCCAGGTGGAGCAGGAGCGCACGTACCTGATCGACGAAATCAACACCACGGCCACGTTCGACGAGCTGATTGGGCCCAGCGAGGCCCTGCACACGGTGCAGGTGCGCATTGCCCAGGTGGCCCCCACCGATACCACCGTGCTGGTGAGCGGCGAAACCGGCACTGGCAAGGAGCTGGTAGCCCGGGCCCTGCACAACGCCTCGCCGCGCCGCGGCCGCGCCCTCATCAAGCTCAACTGCGCTGCGCTGCCCGCTCAGCTCATTGAAAGTGAGCTGTTTGGGCACGAAAAGGGCGCCTTCACCGGGGCCTCGGAGCGGCGCATCGGCAAGTTTGAGCTGGCCGACGGGGGCACGATTTTCCTGGACGAAATTGGGGAGCTGCCGCTCGACTTGCAGGCCAAGCTGCTGCGCGTGTTGCAGGAAAAGGAGTTTGAGCGCCTGGGCGGCAGCCGCGTACTCACGACCGACGCCCGCGTGGTGGCCGCCACCAACCGCGTGCTGGCCGACGAGGTGGACGCTGGCCGCTTCCGCGCCGACCTCTACTACCGCCTCAACGTTTTTCCCATCACGCTGCCGCCCCTGCGCACCCGCCCCGAAGACGTGGGGCCCCTGCTGCGCCACTCGGTGCAGCGCCTGAGCCAGCGCCTGGCTAAGCCCCTACGCCCCGTCCGGCCCGCCGACCTGGCCGCCCTGCAAGCCTACGCCTGGCCCGGCAACGTACGCGAGCTGGAGCACTTGGTCGAGCGCGCCCTCATCGTCAGCCAGGGGCCCTATTTAGAATTTGCCGGTCTGCCCGCACCCGCCGGGGCCCCGCAGGAGCCCGCCGCAGCCGGCGATACCCCGGCCGACCGCCCGCTGAAAACCCTGCGCGAACAGGAGCGCGACCACATCCTCGCCGCCCTGGGCCGCACCAGCGGCCGCGTGAGCGGGCCCCAGGGCGCGGCAATTATGCTCGACATCAACCCCAAAACCCTCGAAGCCCGCATGAAAAAGCTGGGCATCCGGCGCACCGTAGCGGCCGAGTAG
- a CDS encoding TolC family protein produces MFPRFNSAGLAGSPLLLGAALLLASPVLAQNQPGVPASAQAIGLASDSLTLGGTVQAVLDANPGVTNLTELANAASSRLNQSQAGFLPQITGTATYTRLDPVSKVAFGNDVLSFVPNNNFDAHLTAQYELLDFGKRSATTNLSRSQVQTAQDNIVVARRDLAFNAAQVYYNILFARESIRVQDEQIASLVAHRNEMQKRVEAGVSTKFDVTTTDVRITQAQNTKLDLQNQLRNQQVQLARLLHKPQQADVPVKGHLEYQPQPVNLEAELAKAAQNRPEVKLSKDAEATAELQSKLIERSNMPSLGVGAQMGGKNGYILPNVAITDIRFNTVGVAQLSVPIYDGGKNRKQRVEAVANYRSAVARTQDTQEQIRADVRQAANNMEFSQARYDNALQQVAQATDALTRAKGRYRYGVGQNLDVLDAETQLAQSRLARAQAMYNYTLGQYQLRRATGEQIWQ; encoded by the coding sequence ATGTTTCCACGATTTAACTCTGCTGGGCTGGCCGGGTCGCCACTGCTGTTGGGGGCCGCTTTGCTGCTGGCCAGTCCGGTGCTGGCGCAAAACCAGCCCGGCGTGCCCGCCTCGGCCCAAGCCATTGGCCTGGCCAGCGACTCGCTGACGCTGGGCGGCACCGTGCAGGCCGTGCTGGATGCCAACCCCGGCGTTACGAACCTAACCGAACTGGCCAACGCCGCCAGCAGCCGCCTGAACCAATCGCAGGCGGGCTTCCTGCCGCAGATAACGGGCACGGCCACCTATACCCGCCTCGATCCCGTGTCGAAAGTGGCCTTTGGCAATGACGTCCTTTCGTTTGTCCCCAACAACAACTTCGACGCGCACTTAACGGCCCAGTACGAGCTGCTCGACTTTGGCAAGCGCAGCGCGACGACTAATCTGTCGCGCTCGCAGGTACAAACAGCCCAGGACAACATCGTGGTGGCCCGGCGCGATTTAGCGTTCAACGCCGCGCAGGTGTACTACAACATCCTGTTTGCCCGCGAGAGCATCCGGGTGCAGGACGAGCAGATTGCCTCTTTGGTAGCCCACCGCAACGAGATGCAGAAGCGGGTGGAAGCCGGCGTAAGCACCAAATTTGACGTGACGACGACCGACGTGCGCATCACCCAGGCCCAAAACACCAAGCTCGACCTGCAAAACCAGCTCCGCAACCAGCAGGTGCAGCTGGCCCGCTTGCTACACAAGCCCCAGCAAGCCGACGTGCCGGTGAAAGGCCATCTAGAGTACCAGCCGCAGCCCGTGAACCTGGAAGCTGAGTTGGCCAAAGCCGCCCAGAACCGCCCCGAAGTAAAGCTCTCGAAAGACGCCGAAGCCACGGCTGAGCTGCAGTCCAAGCTCATCGAGCGCAGCAACATGCCCAGCCTGGGCGTGGGGGCCCAAATGGGCGGTAAAAACGGCTACATCCTGCCCAACGTGGCCATCACCGACATCCGCTTCAACACGGTGGGCGTGGCCCAGCTGTCGGTGCCGATTTACGACGGCGGCAAAAACCGCAAGCAGCGGGTAGAGGCCGTGGCCAACTACCGCAGCGCGGTGGCCCGCACCCAGGACACGCAGGAGCAGATCCGGGCCGATGTGCGCCAGGCGGCCAACAACATGGAGTTCAGCCAGGCGCGCTACGATAACGCGTTGCAGCAAGTGGCCCAGGCTACCGACGCCCTCACCCGCGCCAAGGGCCGCTACCGCTACGGCGTAGGCCAAAACCTCGACGTGCTCGACGCCGAAACCCAGCTGGCGCAGTCGCGCCTGGCCCGCGCCCAGGCCATGTACAACTACACCCTCGGCCAGTACCAGCTGCGCCGTGCCACCGGCGAGCAAATCTGGCAATAA
- a CDS encoding universal stress protein, producing the protein MTLTSILCPLDFSAATPGLVAYAAALAAATGAELLLLHVREPQDAAPPAGADRLAGLRLAAEQAGAPHVSTGTVQGEAAPEIVAEAGRRHADLIVIGAHGQTGLTRFLMGNTAEVVLRTAPCPTLLVRAPAA; encoded by the coding sequence ATGACCCTCACCTCCATTCTCTGCCCGCTTGATTTTTCGGCCGCGACGCCGGGGCTGGTAGCTTATGCGGCGGCCCTGGCCGCGGCCACTGGGGCCGAGCTGCTCCTGCTGCACGTGCGCGAGCCGCAGGACGCCGCCCCGCCCGCCGGGGCCGACCGCCTGGCCGGCCTGCGCCTGGCCGCCGAGCAGGCCGGGGCCCCGCACGTGAGCACGGGCACGGTGCAGGGCGAGGCCGCCCCTGAAATAGTGGCCGAAGCCGGCCGCCGCCACGCCGACTTAATTGTTATCGGGGCCCACGGCCAAACCGGCCTCACCCGCTTCCTAATGGGCAACACCGCCGAGGTAGTGTTGCGCACCGCGCCCTGCCCCACGCTACTGGTGCGGGCCCCCGCCGCGTAG
- a CDS encoding HlyD family secretion protein, translated as MATSTAPQNTFAPDAAPEAGAEPLEAPKRRNPLVFVILAVVLLAAGFYGWNRYQFAKAHESTDDAAVEGDVYPIIPRVSGPVIKVFVNDNQVVKKGDTLVTIDKSDYQQRVNAMEAALVAAQAQVVAARAGVGTAQANVRTAQTTIGVSAASRARLQQDLARSVKLRKDDIIPQSDYDAVAANLKMTSAQQSTAQDQVNVARQQVVAAQQQIAVAQAVVKQHQSDLDNAKLQTSYTTLVAPANGVVSKKNVQPGQVVGPGQQLLGLVSSNKTWVIANFKETQLEEMKVGQKVKLEVDAYPHEEFQGHVESLSAATGARFALLPPDNASGNFVKVTQRVPVKIVLDQEDPQHPLRAGMSVNAVVQVK; from the coding sequence ATGGCTACCTCCACCGCTCCCCAAAACACATTTGCGCCCGACGCGGCACCCGAGGCCGGCGCCGAGCCCCTTGAAGCCCCCAAGCGCCGCAACCCCCTCGTATTCGTTATTCTGGCCGTGGTGCTGCTGGCCGCCGGCTTCTATGGCTGGAACCGCTACCAGTTTGCCAAGGCGCACGAAAGCACCGACGACGCCGCGGTCGAAGGCGACGTGTACCCCATCATCCCCCGCGTGTCGGGCCCGGTAATCAAGGTATTTGTTAACGACAACCAAGTGGTGAAGAAGGGCGACACGCTCGTAACCATCGACAAGTCGGACTACCAGCAGCGTGTGAACGCCATGGAGGCGGCCCTCGTGGCGGCCCAAGCCCAGGTAGTAGCCGCCCGCGCCGGGGTGGGCACGGCCCAGGCCAACGTGCGCACCGCCCAAACCACCATCGGCGTGAGCGCGGCCAGCCGGGCGCGCTTGCAGCAAGACTTGGCGCGCAGCGTGAAGCTCCGCAAAGACGACATCATCCCACAGAGTGACTACGACGCCGTAGCGGCCAACCTGAAAATGACCTCCGCGCAGCAAAGCACCGCCCAGGACCAGGTGAACGTGGCGCGCCAGCAAGTGGTGGCGGCCCAGCAGCAAATTGCCGTGGCGCAGGCTGTGGTGAAGCAGCACCAATCGGACCTCGACAACGCCAAGCTCCAGACTAGCTACACCACGCTCGTGGCGCCCGCCAACGGCGTTGTGAGCAAGAAAAACGTGCAGCCCGGCCAGGTAGTAGGGCCCGGCCAGCAACTGCTGGGCTTGGTATCGAGCAATAAAACCTGGGTCATCGCCAACTTCAAGGAAACCCAGCTGGAAGAAATGAAAGTGGGCCAAAAAGTGAAGTTGGAAGTGGACGCTTACCCCCATGAAGAATTTCAAGGCCATGTCGAGTCGCTATCGGCCGCCACGGGGGCCCGCTTCGCCCTGCTGCCCCCCGACAACGCCAGCGGCAACTTCGTGAAAGTGACCCAGCGCGTGCCCGTCAAAATTGTGCTTGACCAAGAAGACCCCCAGCACCCCCTGCGCGCCGGCATGAGCGTGAACGCAGTGGTGCAGGTGAAATAG
- a CDS encoding DHA2 family efflux MFS transporter permease subunit — translation METGFTKWIIVVTVVLCVLLELIDTSIVNVALTQMMGNLSATQQEVSWVVASYGIANVIVIPMTGFLAEQFGRRNYFFVSVCIFTLASIMCGQSTNLWELVAFRFVQGVGGGALMATSQAILIDTFPPKQLPLGQALFGMGVIIGPTIGPTLGGYIVDNYDWPWIFYVNVPVGILAGIFTLLFIRDPERIKNAIPRPLREIDWAGIGLLILGVGSLQFVLEQGETNDWFDDSTIVLFTVLSATGIVGFIWRELTAKAPIVDLRVLTKSRNLAVGAFLSFVLGFGLFASVFVFPIFTQRILGFTAAQTGFLLLPGALASGFMMPIIGKALQNGVPQKIMIPLGFTIFFFFTFWIAARITPTAGESDFFWPLITRGVGLGLIFLPITTMSLAGLQGKDAGQAAGLTGMIRQLGGSFGVAIVGTYLERSIQANRVALLPNISLYSPETVQRIQAFTQNFMARGFPLEQARQQAYAALEGILMKQVSIITYGQVFTGLGFFFIACLPLVFLIKRSKANEKMDLNAAH, via the coding sequence ATGGAAACCGGATTTACCAAGTGGATCATCGTCGTGACGGTGGTCCTCTGCGTGTTGCTGGAGCTGATTGACACCAGCATCGTGAACGTGGCCCTGACCCAAATGATGGGTAACCTCTCGGCCACGCAGCAGGAAGTGAGCTGGGTGGTGGCCTCCTACGGCATCGCCAACGTGATTGTGATTCCGATGACCGGCTTCCTGGCCGAGCAATTTGGGCGCAGAAACTACTTTTTCGTGTCGGTGTGCATTTTCACGCTGGCTTCCATCATGTGCGGGCAAAGCACCAACTTGTGGGAGCTGGTGGCGTTTCGCTTCGTGCAGGGCGTGGGCGGCGGCGCGCTCATGGCCACGTCGCAGGCTATCCTCATCGACACGTTTCCGCCCAAGCAGCTGCCGCTGGGGCAGGCCCTGTTCGGCATGGGCGTCATCATCGGGCCCACCATCGGGCCCACGCTGGGCGGCTACATCGTGGACAACTATGACTGGCCCTGGATTTTCTATGTGAACGTGCCCGTGGGCATCCTGGCCGGCATCTTCACGTTGCTGTTCATTCGCGACCCCGAGCGCATCAAAAATGCCATTCCCCGGCCCCTGCGCGAAATTGATTGGGCCGGTATCGGCCTGCTGATTCTGGGGGTAGGCTCGCTGCAGTTTGTGCTGGAGCAGGGCGAAACCAACGACTGGTTCGACGACTCCACTATCGTCCTGTTCACCGTGCTGTCGGCTACCGGCATTGTGGGCTTCATCTGGCGCGAGCTCACGGCCAAAGCCCCCATCGTGGACCTGCGCGTGCTCACCAAGAGCCGCAACCTGGCGGTGGGTGCTTTCCTGTCGTTCGTGCTGGGCTTCGGCTTGTTCGCCTCGGTGTTTGTGTTTCCAATTTTCACGCAGCGCATTCTGGGCTTCACGGCGGCCCAAACCGGCTTTTTGCTGCTGCCGGGGGCCCTGGCGTCGGGCTTCATGATGCCCATCATTGGCAAGGCCTTGCAAAACGGCGTGCCCCAGAAGATTATGATACCGCTGGGCTTCACCATTTTCTTCTTCTTCACTTTCTGGATTGCCGCGCGCATCACGCCCACGGCAGGCGAGAGCGACTTTTTCTGGCCGCTCATCACGCGGGGCGTAGGCCTGGGCCTGATTTTCCTGCCCATCACCACCATGAGCCTGGCGGGCTTGCAGGGCAAAGACGCGGGCCAGGCCGCGGGCCTCACCGGCATGATCCGCCAGCTCGGCGGCTCGTTTGGGGTGGCCATCGTGGGCACGTACCTCGAGCGCAGCATCCAGGCCAACCGCGTGGCCCTGCTGCCCAACATCTCGCTCTACAGCCCCGAAACCGTGCAGCGCATCCAGGCCTTCACCCAGAACTTCATGGCGAGGGGCTTCCCGCTGGAGCAAGCCCGGCAACAGGCCTACGCCGCCCTCGAAGGCATTTTGATGAAGCAGGTGTCCATCATCACTTACGGGCAGGTATTCACGGGCTTGGGGTTCTTCTTCATCGCCTGCCTGCCGCTGGTGTTCCTCATTAAGCGCAGCAAGGCGAACGAAAAAATGGACCTTAACGCCGCTCACTAA